The Mya arenaria isolate MELC-2E11 chromosome 16, ASM2691426v1 genome includes a window with the following:
- the LOC128222062 gene encoding interferon-induced protein 44-like, translating into MVVTEMEVYAVSGADGKKRHRPWRKCSDFSDEYIKLLTEELAPLRPPNGSDVTNFCLLLIGPISGGKSSFINAVLSAFAGKVIQKVAVGESEQGVTKRYVPYQVRQADGSLLRLHLCDTPGLGESSGMDAINLHFLLDGHLPHWYEFSPYRHVSLRSVGFISKPTLAQEIHSVALVLDTSTVSDLSPTIKCMINDCKRLILEKGIQLVVILTKIDKLHKDIADDLADVFKHQVVNAAVEKVSEMLGIPPNNVFPVKNYHSEVETEVAVHAFALMALRKLICMASDVLEERTNDSDDRTAGSGEVKESDTA; encoded by the exons ATGGTTGTCACGGAGATGGAAGTGTACGCTGTTTCCG GTGCAGATGGCAAGAAACGTCATCGACCTTGGCGGAAGTGCAGTGATTTTAGTGACGAG TATATCAAACTATTAACAGAAGAGTTAGCGCCATTGAGACCACCCAATGGAAGTGACGTCACCAACTTCTGTTTGCTGCTGATTGGTCCTATCAGTGGGGGGAAATCGAGCTTCATCAACGCAGTTCTTTCCGCTTTTGCCGGAAAAGTGATACAAAAGGTTGCAGTTGGAGAGAGCGAGCAGGGGGTTACCAAAAGG TACGTTCCTTACCAAGTACGCCAGGCGGACGGTTCGCTTCTCCGGTTACACCTCTGTGACACACCGGGTCTTGGGGAGAGTTCTGGGATGGATGCAATTAACTTGCACTTCCTTTTGGACGGTCATTTACCGCATTGGTATGAG TTTTCCCCGTATCGTCACGTAAGCCTAAGGAGCGttggttttatttcaaaacctaCACTTGCACAAGAAATTCACAGCGTCGCTCTTGTGTTGGACACATCGACAGTCAGTGATTTGTCGCCGACAATCAAGTGTATGATAAATGACTGCAAACGATTGATATTAGAGAAAG GCATTCAGCTCGTTGTCATTCTTACAAAAATCGACAAACTTCACAAAGATATAGCAGACGATCTTGCTGACGTTTTCAAGCATCAAGTGGTCAATGCCGCCGTTGAAAAAGTCAGCGAGATGCTTGGTATTCCACCAAACAATGTTTTCCCAGTGAAAAACTACCACAGTGAGGTTGAAACGGAAGTGGCAGTACACGCGTTTGCTCTTATGGCGCTCCGGAAGCTGATCTGCATGGCATCAGATGTATTGGAGGAGCGCACTAACGACAGTGATGATAGAACAGCCGGATCAGGCGAGGTGAAGGAATCTGATACTGCCTAG